In Paenibacillus phoenicis, one genomic interval encodes:
- a CDS encoding family 78 glycoside hydrolase catalytic domain has product METLWQGKWIWHSGESSPRNEWRCFRKTFAWTAAHSGRAAIKLTADSRYVLYVNGQRIGQGPPRSWPFRLAYDEYDIGHLLRPGQTNVIAIMVMHFGISNFYYLRGRGGLLAQLELGDSSPAQLTDIPTPAANSSRPQILAATDDTWLTAVHSGHGRRSPRMSCQHAFAEKIDARLWDDNWIQPDYQPGPEWQPATVIGPAGCEPWGMPVPRDIPYLTEEPVYPRRIERLSKVKPVQYTAAIDLRNQFFQESTDTANPAEFLGFLATVVRCHQKCTVTLGLIDVGGTFRGCSLDGVWYDEKSLTGEAPERFLRLELEPGEHFLLIDVSGGTHGGGHHFAVDAEVPLEFLSPLSFIQANPNAQEGDSSAFVTLGPFDGGIRYDHKPSPPMNQAHPDYLRARGIADAAGLVPFANWLRPVPKALVSEEDVFILSVWKRHEAPLSIPNTLQQAVIPSFELAEVPWYPDADTEFVIDFGKELSGYLEFEVEAPEGAILDFYGFEFMHEGRRQDTYGLDHTLRYICAGGRHRYTSPVRRGLRYCQVTVRNAAVPVRLRYIRMLQSNYPIAEIGQFQSSDPRLNDIWQISQHTTRLCMEDTFVDCPMYEQTFWVGDARNEALINYYLFGADRIVERCLRLVPGSKFQTPFYADQVPSGWNSVIPNWTFFWIIACLELYRYNGDKSFAADIFPHIEYTLKHYLERLDERGLLWIRSWNLLDWAPLDQPNDGIVSHQNMFLVKALMSTTALASALGNDEAKVFYTDQANRLAATINKHLWSEEHQAYLDCIHTDGRRSDIFSIQTQVVALLCGIPEQAKDESVPLKEDQGSNSAAAHTVEASLAERRLASVERHILHPPSSFVQLGSPFMSFFYYEALAKLGKWDVMLEDMRGGYGQMIDWGATTCWEMYPNFTENRAKADLLTRSHCHAWSAGPAYFLGAYVLGVRSLEPGWSRVLVAPQPCGGLTWARGTVPVPGSGRIDVSWRLESPAAVAAEEGQAHPGLPRMHLRIVSPEDIDIEVQSPSEVEVVIEHIRVASGSSPSV; this is encoded by the coding sequence ATGGAGACCCTCTGGCAAGGAAAATGGATCTGGCATTCCGGTGAATCCAGCCCGCGCAACGAGTGGCGTTGTTTCCGCAAAACATTTGCGTGGACTGCAGCCCATAGCGGGCGAGCCGCGATCAAACTTACGGCGGACTCCAGATACGTACTGTACGTAAACGGGCAGCGGATTGGGCAAGGCCCTCCGCGCTCCTGGCCGTTTCGGCTGGCTTATGACGAATACGACATCGGCCATTTGCTGAGACCGGGACAAACGAACGTCATCGCCATCATGGTGATGCATTTTGGGATCAGCAACTTCTATTATTTACGGGGACGCGGCGGATTGCTGGCCCAGTTGGAGCTTGGTGACAGCTCTCCAGCCCAATTAACAGACATACCCACTCCAGCCGCTAACTCCTCTAGGCCGCAAATCCTAGCAGCAACAGACGATACGTGGTTAACCGCTGTCCATTCAGGCCATGGCCGGCGTTCCCCGCGAATGTCCTGTCAGCATGCTTTTGCCGAGAAAATCGACGCCCGGCTGTGGGACGACAACTGGATCCAACCGGATTACCAGCCCGGTCCCGAGTGGCAACCGGCCACGGTGATCGGTCCGGCGGGCTGCGAGCCTTGGGGAATGCCGGTGCCGAGGGACATTCCTTATTTGACGGAGGAACCCGTATATCCCCGGCGCATTGAACGCCTGAGCAAGGTTAAGCCCGTTCAATATACGGCGGCCATCGACCTGCGCAATCAATTTTTTCAAGAGAGCACCGATACGGCGAACCCGGCCGAATTCCTTGGATTCCTCGCTACCGTTGTTCGCTGTCATCAGAAATGCACGGTTACGCTGGGGCTCATCGATGTTGGCGGGACTTTTCGGGGCTGCAGCCTGGACGGGGTTTGGTACGATGAGAAGTCACTGACGGGTGAAGCCCCCGAACGCTTCCTCCGCCTTGAGCTTGAGCCGGGAGAGCATTTTTTGCTGATCGATGTCAGCGGAGGGACGCACGGAGGCGGGCATCATTTTGCGGTGGATGCGGAGGTGCCGCTGGAGTTCTTATCGCCTCTCTCGTTCATTCAGGCAAACCCAAACGCTCAAGAAGGCGATTCGTCCGCATTTGTAACCCTCGGCCCCTTCGACGGCGGAATCCGTTACGACCATAAACCAAGTCCTCCGATGAATCAAGCGCATCCCGATTATTTGCGGGCCCGAGGGATTGCAGATGCAGCAGGTCTTGTGCCGTTTGCGAATTGGCTCCGTCCTGTGCCCAAAGCGCTGGTCAGCGAGGAGGATGTCTTTATCCTCTCCGTGTGGAAAAGGCATGAAGCTCCCCTGTCCATTCCAAATACGCTGCAACAAGCGGTGATTCCCAGTTTCGAGCTGGCAGAGGTCCCCTGGTATCCCGACGCGGATACCGAATTCGTGATCGACTTTGGCAAAGAGCTGTCGGGTTATTTAGAGTTCGAAGTCGAAGCACCGGAGGGAGCGATCCTCGATTTTTACGGATTCGAGTTTATGCATGAAGGTCGACGCCAGGATACCTATGGATTGGACCATACGCTTCGTTACATCTGTGCCGGGGGACGACATCGGTATACGTCTCCGGTGCGACGAGGTCTGCGTTACTGTCAGGTTACCGTACGAAACGCAGCGGTTCCTGTGCGCCTCCGGTACATTCGAATGCTGCAAAGCAATTATCCGATTGCCGAGATCGGGCAGTTCCAGTCATCGGATCCACGCCTAAATGACATTTGGCAAATCAGTCAACATACGACCCGGCTGTGCATGGAGGATACCTTCGTTGATTGTCCGATGTACGAGCAGACCTTCTGGGTTGGTGATGCCCGGAATGAAGCGCTGATCAACTATTATTTATTTGGGGCAGACCGGATCGTCGAACGTTGTCTTCGGTTGGTTCCCGGCTCCAAGTTTCAGACTCCGTTTTACGCCGACCAGGTTCCCAGCGGATGGAACAGCGTCATCCCGAACTGGACGTTCTTCTGGATTATCGCCTGCTTGGAACTGTATCGCTATAATGGGGACAAATCCTTTGCTGCGGATATTTTCCCCCACATCGAATACACCCTCAAGCATTATTTAGAGCGGCTGGATGAGCGGGGATTGCTATGGATCCGCAGCTGGAACCTGCTCGATTGGGCTCCGCTGGACCAGCCGAACGACGGCATCGTTTCGCACCAGAACATGTTCCTAGTGAAAGCGCTGATGTCCACCACCGCTTTGGCCTCGGCCCTGGGCAATGACGAAGCCAAAGTGTTCTATACGGATCAGGCGAACCGCTTGGCGGCCACCATCAACAAGCATTTATGGTCGGAAGAACATCAAGCTTATCTCGATTGCATCCATACGGACGGGCGGCGCTCTGACATCTTCAGCATTCAAACGCAAGTCGTGGCCCTGCTGTGCGGCATTCCTGAACAGGCTAAGGACGAGAGCGTTCCGTTAAAAGAAGACCAAGGCTCCAACTCTGCAGCCGCTCATACAGTTGAAGCATCGCTCGCGGAGCGCCGGCTTGCTTCCGTTGAAAGACATATTCTGCATCCGCCCAGCTCCTTCGTGCAACTCGGCAGCCCGTTTATGTCCTTCTTCTATTACGAGGCACTCGCTAAGCTGGGCAAATGGGATGTGATGCTCGAGGATATGCGTGGCGGTTATGGGCAAATGATCGATTGGGGAGCAACAACCTGCTGGGAGATGTATCCAAACTTCACGGAAAACCGAGCAAAAGCCGACCTTCTGACCCGGAGTCATTGCCATGCCTGGTCTGCAGGTCCCGCTTATTTCCTAGGCGCTTACGTCCTCGGCGTACGCAGCCTGGAGCCCGGGTGGAGCCGGGTGCTCGTGGCACCACAGCCTTGCGGCGGATTGACCTGGGCGCGCGGCACCGTTCCCGTTCCGGGTAGCGGCAGAATCGATGTCTCCTGGCGTCTGGAATCCCCGGCAGCCGTTGCAGCGGAGGAAGGTCAAGCGCATCCCGGCCTGCCCCGGATGCATTTGCGGATCGTTTCCCCAGAGGACATCGATATCGAGGTTCAATCCCCAAGCGAGGTTGAAGTCGTGATTGAGCATATTCGTGTGGCTTCCGGTTCCAGTCCTTCAGTATAG
- a CDS encoding AraC family transcriptional regulator, with amino-acid sequence MSLYRGEKVLDGAEFFTDSLPFYFNRVEETFDLQMHSHRFVEIVLVDEGEGFHFIDEDIVRVTKNDVFLLPAGTRHVFRPGHAGSRRPLIVYNCLYEPGKLLSCLEHLPGFHELIRSRPYLFEGAAPPSPGWLHLRDGGSPWNIWFRGAYREFTERKPGYLLQLYGRFIELAVMLERHLERLGSSSAAEPENRMMEEVLRRIDTDYASRSSARSFAAATHLSERHFHRLFRQYAGCTFHDYVRNKRMERSRELLASTRLPVMEIMRSVGYADKKHFLSLFKQSTGVSPTEYRRQASLHHPLEGK; translated from the coding sequence TTGTCTTTATACCGAGGGGAGAAGGTACTGGATGGGGCTGAATTTTTTACGGATTCCTTACCTTTTTACTTTAACCGGGTCGAGGAAACATTTGATCTGCAGATGCATAGCCATCGTTTCGTGGAGATTGTGCTTGTAGATGAAGGAGAAGGGTTTCATTTTATCGATGAGGACATTGTGCGCGTCACCAAAAACGATGTGTTTCTGCTCCCCGCCGGAACGAGGCATGTGTTTCGCCCCGGACATGCGGGATCTCGCCGTCCGCTGATCGTATACAACTGCTTATATGAGCCGGGCAAGCTGCTATCTTGCCTGGAACACCTGCCTGGCTTTCACGAGTTAATCCGCTCCAGGCCGTATTTGTTCGAGGGAGCTGCGCCCCCCTCTCCGGGATGGCTGCACTTGAGAGATGGAGGAAGTCCGTGGAATATCTGGTTTCGGGGCGCCTACCGTGAGTTTACAGAACGAAAGCCGGGCTATCTCCTTCAACTGTACGGCCGGTTTATCGAGCTGGCCGTCATGCTGGAACGTCATCTGGAGCGCCTTGGGTCCAGCTCTGCCGCGGAACCGGAAAATCGGATGATGGAGGAAGTCCTGCGCCGGATCGATACGGACTACGCTTCACGATCGTCTGCCCGGAGTTTTGCTGCAGCAACCCATCTCAGCGAACGCCATTTTCATCGATTGTTCCGGCAATACGCCGGTTGTACCTTTCACGATTATGTCCGGAACAAAAGAATGGAGAGAAGCCGCGAGCTGCTGGCCTCCACCCGGCTCCCTGTGATGGAGATTATGAGGAGTGTGGGTTACGCAGATAAGAAGCATTTTCTGTCCCTCTTTAAGCAATCGACCGGCGTCTCACCCACCGAATACCGACGGCAAGCCAGCCTGCATCATCCTCTTGAAGGCAAATAA
- a CDS encoding DivIVA domain-containing protein, whose amino-acid sequence MPLTPLDIHNKEFSRRLRGYDEDEVNEFLDQVIKDYEIVIRENKELHNQLLTLQEKLDHFANIEETLSKTIIVAQEAADEVKNNAKKEAQLIVKEAEKNADRIVNESLAKSRKIAMEVEELKKQASIYRARFRTLVEAQLDLLSSETWDTLESRERVPEKGQEVQELY is encoded by the coding sequence ATGCCATTAACGCCGCTGGATATACATAACAAAGAGTTTTCCAGACGTTTGCGCGGTTATGACGAAGATGAAGTTAACGAGTTTCTCGACCAAGTCATTAAAGACTATGAGATCGTGATCCGGGAGAACAAGGAGCTTCATAACCAACTGTTGACTTTGCAAGAGAAATTGGATCATTTCGCGAATATCGAGGAAACTCTTAGCAAGACCATTATCGTTGCACAGGAAGCGGCCGATGAAGTGAAGAACAACGCGAAGAAGGAAGCCCAGTTGATCGTGAAGGAAGCGGAGAAGAATGCCGACCGGATCGTCAACGAATCGCTGGCCAAATCGCGCAAAATCGCGATGGAAGTGGAAGAGCTCAAGAAGCAGGCTTCCATTTACCGCGCTCGTTTCCGTACGCTGGTGGAAGCCCAGTTGGATTTGCTTAGCAGCGAAACCTGGGATACGCTGGAGAGCCGCGAACGTGTCCCTGAGAAAGGTCAAGAAGTACAGGAATTGTACTAA
- a CDS encoding YlmH family RNA-binding protein: MKADIYEHFKPEERPFVDRAWEWVVNAGDYHEVKLSDFLDPRQCYILETLANRHPDTQIRLDGGYEGAERRRALIAPDYRDLSQEPMGLKVLDITSGDQKFLTLQHGDYLGAILGLGLKRDKIGDIHVREDGCHVIVAEEIAPFLQMNLHQVHRVNVMTDVLNLSELRTMEKELEPMELTVASLRLDGIASDVFRLSRNKVLLPIKAGRCRVNWRTEEDPSTPLKVGDVVALQGFGRFKVLEAGGLTKKGRHRVKIGKFV; encoded by the coding sequence ATGAAAGCCGATATTTATGAGCATTTTAAACCGGAGGAACGGCCGTTTGTCGACCGAGCCTGGGAATGGGTCGTGAATGCCGGGGATTATCATGAGGTCAAGCTCAGCGACTTCTTGGATCCGCGGCAGTGTTATATTCTGGAGACCCTGGCGAATCGTCATCCAGACACGCAAATTCGGCTGGACGGCGGTTATGAAGGCGCGGAACGGCGGCGGGCATTAATTGCTCCGGATTACCGGGATCTAAGCCAAGAGCCGATGGGACTGAAAGTGCTCGATATCACCTCAGGAGACCAGAAATTTCTCACCCTGCAGCATGGCGATTATTTAGGGGCGATTTTGGGATTAGGACTCAAACGCGATAAAATCGGCGACATCCATGTTCGCGAGGACGGATGTCACGTCATCGTTGCGGAAGAGATTGCGCCGTTTCTGCAAATGAACCTCCATCAAGTGCATCGCGTCAACGTCATGACCGATGTGCTGAACCTCAGCGAACTGCGGACGATGGAGAAAGAGCTGGAACCGATGGAGCTAACGGTGGCTTCATTGCGGCTGGATGGGATCGCCAGCGATGTATTTCGCTTAAGCCGCAACAAAGTGCTGCTTCCGATCAAAGCCGGCCGCTGCCGAGTGAACTGGAGAACGGAGGAGGACCCCTCCACACCGTTGAAGGTTGGCGATGTCGTCGCACTGCAGGGCTTCGGGCGGTTTAAGGTGCTGGAAGCAGGCGGTCTGACCAAGAAAGGCAGACATCGTGTCAAAATCGGTAAATTTGTATAA
- a CDS encoding YggT family protein: MTALAGYIDSIVMLLYNIYFYMILVYILMSWVPNARDSFIGELLGKLVEPYLAPFRRFIPPIMGMIDISPIIALFVLRLAFFGLSSVLHYIFGY, from the coding sequence ATGACAGCTTTGGCAGGCTATATTGATTCCATCGTGATGTTGCTATACAACATTTATTTTTATATGATCCTGGTTTACATTTTGATGTCATGGGTGCCTAACGCCCGCGACAGCTTTATCGGCGAGCTGCTCGGCAAGCTGGTTGAACCTTATTTGGCTCCTTTCCGGCGGTTTATTCCACCGATCATGGGGATGATCGACATCTCCCCGATTATTGCCTTGTTTGTCCTCCGATTGGCTTTCTTCGGATTAAGTAGTGTTCTCCACTATATCTTTGGGTACTAA
- a CDS encoding cell division protein SepF, translating into MGVMNRFMNFLGLQEEEEIVERERFSGQEDTEIETPSFESRKNQRGSNVVSIHSQKNVKVILYEPRSYEEAQEIADHLRSHRSVVINLQRVRNDQAMRIIDFLSGTIYALSGSISKIGSNIFLCTPDTVEIQGSITEILTEDSDYNRMR; encoded by the coding sequence ATGGGAGTAATGAACCGGTTCATGAACTTTCTGGGCTTGCAGGAAGAAGAAGAGATTGTGGAGCGCGAACGGTTTTCTGGTCAAGAAGACACGGAAATTGAAACCCCAAGCTTTGAATCCCGTAAAAATCAGAGAGGAAGCAACGTGGTCAGCATTCACTCCCAGAAGAATGTCAAGGTGATCCTCTATGAACCTCGCTCCTATGAAGAAGCGCAGGAAATCGCTGACCATCTTCGTTCCCATCGATCGGTCGTCATCAATTTGCAGCGGGTTCGCAATGATCAAGCTATGCGCATTATCGATTTCTTAAGCGGAACGATTTATGCGCTTAGCGGAAGCATATCCAAAATTGGATCGAATATTTTTCTCTGCACGCCGGATACCGTCGAGATTCAGGGATCCATTACAGAGATTTTAACGGAGGATTCCGATTATAACAGAATGAGGTGA
- a CDS encoding YggS family pyridoxal phosphate-dependent enzyme: MSLKERIQHVEEQIKAACERSGRKREEVHVVAVTKYVSVEATREVLEAGIVHIGENRPQIAVPKWEALGGQGTWHFIGHLQSNKVKDVIGRFQYIHSLDRLSLARELEKRASAMGTSVTAFLQVNVSGEASKQGIAPEAAADFLKEIADLKHVRVVGLMTMAPIEEDAERTRPVFRKLRELRDQLNAQSVTAEPLTELSMGMSGDFEVAIEEGATWVRLGTLLVGKGELS, encoded by the coding sequence GTGTCGCTGAAGGAACGGATACAGCACGTGGAAGAGCAGATTAAGGCAGCCTGCGAGCGAAGCGGCAGGAAGCGCGAGGAGGTCCATGTCGTCGCCGTAACCAAATATGTATCGGTTGAAGCTACGCGCGAAGTGCTGGAGGCAGGAATCGTGCATATCGGCGAGAATCGCCCGCAAATCGCCGTTCCGAAATGGGAAGCGCTCGGAGGGCAAGGGACCTGGCATTTTATCGGCCACCTGCAGAGCAATAAGGTCAAGGACGTCATTGGAAGATTTCAATATATTCATTCGTTGGACCGGCTGTCGCTGGCCCGTGAATTGGAGAAACGAGCCTCTGCGATGGGAACGAGCGTTACCGCATTTTTGCAGGTGAACGTCTCCGGCGAGGCGTCCAAGCAAGGGATTGCACCCGAGGCCGCTGCTGATTTTTTGAAGGAAATCGCTGATTTGAAGCATGTCCGCGTGGTGGGTCTCATGACCATGGCTCCCATCGAGGAGGATGCAGAGCGGACAAGACCAGTCTTCCGCAAGCTGCGCGAGCTGCGTGATCAACTGAACGCTCAATCGGTGACGGCGGAGCCGTTGACGGAATTGTCGATGGGCATGTCGGGAGATTTTGAAGTGGCGATTGAGGAAGGGGCGACATGGGTTCGCCTCGGAACGCTGTTAGTGGGGAAAGGGGAATTGTCGTAA
- the pgeF gene encoding peptidoglycan editing factor PgeF, translated as MEPFVRNAKDQQPERLELAPWANIFPGISAGFTGRSGGVSEPPYDALNLALHVGDDPQHVLENRRRLAEALGFAPEAWTCGEQVHANAVAVVRAEDRGKGYLDRSSAFQETDGLVTNVPGVLLTSFYADCVPLYFADPVRGVVGLAHAGWKGTVRLIAAEMIQTMEREFGSQRSEIRAAIGPSIGECCYEVDEVVMEKVREALPGEEQHYASASPRAGKTMLNLKEMNRIIMIKAGILPTHIECTTWCTSCHPEYFYSYRAQNGVTGRMASWIGIKER; from the coding sequence ATGGAACCGTTTGTAAGGAATGCTAAAGACCAACAACCGGAACGGCTCGAGCTGGCTCCGTGGGCGAATATTTTTCCGGGAATCAGCGCCGGATTTACCGGACGGTCAGGCGGAGTCAGCGAACCGCCGTATGATGCCTTAAATTTGGCTCTCCACGTTGGCGATGATCCTCAGCACGTGCTTGAGAACCGGCGCCGGTTAGCTGAAGCGTTGGGGTTTGCCCCTGAGGCATGGACCTGCGGGGAGCAGGTTCACGCCAACGCCGTCGCCGTGGTTCGTGCCGAAGATCGCGGCAAAGGATACCTGGACCGCAGCAGCGCTTTCCAGGAAACGGACGGGCTGGTGACGAACGTGCCGGGCGTGCTGCTCACCTCGTTTTATGCCGATTGTGTTCCCCTTTATTTCGCTGATCCCGTGAGAGGCGTCGTTGGCTTGGCCCACGCCGGCTGGAAAGGCACCGTCCGTCTGATCGCTGCGGAAATGATCCAAACGATGGAGCGCGAGTTCGGCAGCCAGCGTAGCGAGATCCGGGCGGCGATTGGCCCCAGCATTGGGGAATGCTGCTATGAGGTGGACGAAGTGGTGATGGAGAAGGTTCGTGAGGCCCTACCAGGCGAGGAGCAGCATTATGCTTCCGCATCTCCCCGTGCAGGAAAAACAATGCTGAACTTGAAAGAAATGAATCGAATCATTATGATTAAAGCAGGAATATTGCCGACTCATATCGAATGTACAACGTGGTGTACAAGCTGTCATCCGGAGTATTTTTACTCTTACCGGGCGCAAAATGGCGTTACAGGGAGAATGGCAAGCTGGATTGGCATAAAAGAGAGGTGA
- a CDS encoding YlmC/YmxH family sporulation protein — MDNVVRASMKISDFQTKDVINVVDGKRLGHISDLELDLRQGVIEAIVVPVGAKFMGLFGGGSDLIIPWKNIVKIGSDVVLVKMEELREPRTQTTYDTTVYIDRDGRAERRS; from the coding sequence ATGGACAATGTGGTAAGGGCGAGTATGAAAATATCCGATTTTCAGACGAAGGACGTCATCAACGTCGTGGACGGGAAACGGCTTGGGCATATCAGCGACCTGGAACTGGACTTGAGGCAGGGGGTTATTGAGGCGATTGTTGTGCCTGTCGGGGCTAAATTTATGGGGTTGTTTGGCGGAGGGAGCGATCTGATCATCCCATGGAAAAATATCGTGAAAATCGGATCTGATGTCGTGTTGGTTAAAATGGAGGAACTCCGAGAACCAAGAACGCAGACGACCTACGACACGACGGTGTATATCGACCGAGACGGACGGGCGGAACGGCGGAGCTAG
- the sigG gene encoding RNA polymerase sporulation sigma factor SigG, which yields MTRNKVEICGVDTAKLPVLTNAEMRELFHSLQQDHVRSAREKLVNGNLRLVLSVIQRFNNRGEYVDDLFQVGCIGLMKAIDNFDLSQNVKFSTYAVPMIIGEIRRYLRDNNPIRVSRSLRDIAYKALQMRDNLTNQNSREPTIFEISEALGLPKEDVVFALDAIQDPVSLFEPIYHDGGDPIYVMDQISDDKNKDVSWIEEIALREAMQRLGNREKMILSMRFFEGKTQMEVADEIGISQAQVSRLEKSAILQMQKHVKS from the coding sequence ATGACCCGAAACAAAGTCGAAATTTGCGGTGTCGATACCGCAAAATTGCCCGTTCTAACCAATGCGGAAATGCGTGAATTGTTCCACTCGTTGCAGCAGGACCACGTAAGATCAGCCAGAGAAAAGTTAGTAAATGGCAATCTGAGACTCGTGCTGAGCGTCATCCAGCGGTTCAACAATCGGGGGGAGTATGTGGACGACCTATTCCAGGTTGGCTGCATCGGACTCATGAAAGCCATCGATAATTTCGATTTATCGCAGAACGTCAAATTCTCCACTTACGCTGTGCCGATGATCATTGGGGAAATTCGGCGTTACCTGCGGGACAACAACCCGATCCGCGTCTCCCGAAGCTTGCGAGATATCGCCTACAAGGCGCTTCAAATGCGGGACAACCTGACCAATCAGAACTCCCGTGAACCTACGATTTTTGAAATCTCTGAGGCTTTGGGCTTACCGAAGGAGGACGTCGTCTTTGCCCTCGACGCCATCCAGGACCCGGTTTCCTTGTTCGAGCCGATCTACCATGACGGCGGGGATCCCATCTACGTGATGGACCAAATCAGCGATGACAAGAACAAGGACGTATCCTGGATCGAGGAAATCGCCTTACGCGAAGCGATGCAGCGGTTGGGCAACCGTGAGAAGATGATCTTGTCCATGCGTTTCTTTGAAGGCAAAACGCAAATGGAGGTCGCCGATGAGATCGGGATCTCCCAAGCCCAAGTGTCCAGGCTCGAGAAATCCGCTATTTTACAAATGCAGAAGCATGTGAAGTCGTAA
- the sigE gene encoding RNA polymerase sporulation sigma factor SigE, whose translation MHVKWKMMLQLQYYRLLFLFGLKSEEIYYIGGSEALPPPLTREEEEYLLQRLPSGDSAIRAMLIERNLRLVVYIARKFENTGINIEDLVSIGAIGLIKAVNTFDPEKKIKLATYASRCIENEILMYLRRNSKIRTEVSFDEPLNIDWDGNELLLSDVLGTENDTIYRNIEEQVDRKLLHKALDKLTERERMIMELRFGLVDGDEKTQKDVADLLGISQSYISRLEKRIIKRLRKEFNKMV comes from the coding sequence ATGCATGTAAAGTGGAAAATGATGCTGCAGCTGCAGTATTACCGGCTGCTGTTTCTTTTTGGATTAAAGAGTGAAGAAATCTATTATATCGGCGGCAGCGAAGCGCTCCCTCCGCCATTAACGCGCGAAGAGGAGGAATACTTGCTGCAGCGGTTGCCCAGCGGCGACTCCGCCATCCGGGCGATGCTGATCGAGCGCAACCTGCGGCTGGTCGTATATATCGCTAGAAAGTTCGAGAACACGGGAATTAATATCGAGGATCTGGTGTCCATCGGCGCGATTGGCTTGATTAAAGCGGTCAACACGTTTGACCCGGAGAAAAAGATCAAGCTGGCGACCTACGCATCCCGTTGTATCGAAAACGAAATTCTGATGTACCTGCGTCGGAACAGCAAAATCCGCACCGAGGTCAGCTTTGATGAGCCGCTGAACATCGATTGGGACGGCAACGAGCTGCTTCTCTCCGACGTGCTCGGCACGGAGAACGATACAATCTATCGTAACATCGAGGAGCAGGTCGACCGCAAGCTGCTGCACAAAGCGCTGGATAAATTAACCGAGCGCGAACGGATGATTATGGAGCTTCGGTTCGGGCTCGTTGACGGCGATGAGAAGACACAGAAGGATGTAGCTGACCTGCTGGGGATTTCGCAATCGTACATCTCGCGTCTGGAGAAACGGATCATTAAACGGCTGCGCAAGGAATTTAACAAGATGGTGTAA
- the spoIIGA gene encoding sigma-E processing peptidase SpoIIGA produces MPLVVYIDLIFLMNLLIDASLLLVTAWMRKQKVVLWRLALSAVVGAMYVVMMFLPELSFLYTFLVKFLFSVVMLWVAFGFGSLQNYLRNMGAFYIVNFAAAGGILGVHYLLQDSGEIWSGIWYSASGGLSFSLKIGALFILVCFFAVLYWFKRVIDARQRQERIRSFLAELEVRVGDTAITCTGLIDTGNQLSDPLSRLPVTVMEAALWERVLPPSYRGKLADERADNLILELTEAGDFPWPERLRLVPYRGINKGTQFMLALKPDEVTVRLEGQEHRTSRVLIGLDGGRLSTEGTYQAIIHPALVETAEANESMDTISKTGT; encoded by the coding sequence ATGCCGTTGGTTGTCTATATCGATCTCATATTTTTGATGAACCTATTGATCGATGCAAGCTTGCTCCTGGTCACGGCTTGGATGCGGAAGCAAAAAGTCGTTCTCTGGCGGCTGGCCTTGTCGGCGGTGGTTGGGGCGATGTACGTCGTCATGATGTTTTTGCCGGAGCTCTCATTTCTGTACACGTTTCTGGTGAAATTTCTATTCTCTGTCGTGATGCTGTGGGTTGCGTTCGGATTTGGAAGTTTACAAAACTACTTACGGAATATGGGAGCTTTTTATATCGTCAATTTTGCAGCGGCCGGCGGGATTCTAGGTGTACATTATTTGCTGCAAGACTCCGGAGAAATCTGGAGCGGGATATGGTATTCGGCTTCCGGCGGGCTTTCGTTTTCCTTGAAAATCGGAGCGTTGTTTATTCTGGTATGCTTCTTTGCCGTCTTGTATTGGTTTAAGCGGGTGATCGATGCACGTCAGCGTCAGGAGCGGATTCGCTCGTTCTTGGCCGAGTTGGAGGTGCGTGTTGGCGATACGGCGATTACGTGCACGGGGTTGATCGATACGGGCAACCAGTTATCCGATCCCCTGAGCCGGCTGCCGGTGACGGTGATGGAAGCTGCGCTTTGGGAGCGGGTTCTCCCCCCGTCGTATCGGGGAAAGCTGGCTGACGAGCGTGCGGACAACCTCATCTTGGAGCTGACGGAAGCGGGGGATTTTCCATGGCCGGAGCGGCTGCGTTTGGTTCCGTATCGCGGGATCAACAAAGGAACCCAGTTCATGCTGGCGCTGAAGCCTGACGAGGTAACGGTCCGTCTGGAAGGCCAGGAACACCGGACGTCCCGGGTGCTGATCGGCTTGGATGGAGGGCGGTTATCGACGGAAGGCACTTACCAAGCGATTATTCATCCCGCACTGGTAGAGACAGCAGAGGCGAATGAAAGCATGGACACCATCAGTAAAACGGGAACGTAA